In a single window of the Coffea eugenioides isolate CCC68of chromosome 3, Ceug_1.0, whole genome shotgun sequence genome:
- the LOC113766358 gene encoding uncharacterized protein LOC113766358, translating into MVDHLSLPTLRHPSPYRLQWLNESGDIKVTKQVVVSFRIEKYEDEILCNVVPMQASHILFGRPWQYDKKTTHDGFTNKYSFLHHNKKMTLVPLTPEQVHEDQLRLQQEHELELAKKSTDSKAIIKAPVERTSTPGTSGRVEKPPSLLAKNRKVRKLLLSKQVVYVLYCKEVILLSHEALNDLPPEIFSLLQEFEDVFPNEIPSGLPPLRGIEHQIDFIPGASLPNRPAYKIGPEETKEIQWQVDELLEKGWARESMSPCAVSAILVPKKEVIFTKIDLKSGYHQIRIKERDEWKTAFKTKYGKFVVVYFDDILIYSKSPEEHVAHVRAVLDVLRRERLFANLSKCTFCTNELVFLGYKVSARGIRVDESKV; encoded by the exons ATGGTTGACCATCTCTCATTGCCAACGTTAAGACATCCCAGTCCATACCGCTTGCAATGGCTCAATGAGAGTGGCGATATCAAAGTCACCAAGCAAGTGGTGGTGTCTTTCCGGATCGAAAAATATGAGGACGAGATCCTTTGCAACGTCGTTCCCATGCAAGCTTCGCACATATTGTTTGGACGGCCATGGCAATATGACAAGAAGACTACTCATGATGGCTTTACCAACAAGTATTCCTTCTTGCACCACAAcaagaagatgacacttgttcctctcacacctGAGCAGGTGCATGAAGACCAACTGCGATTGCAACAGGAGCATGAACTAGAGCTGGCTAAGAAGTCAACCGACTCCAAGGCAATCATTAAGGCACCGGTCGAGAGGACATCTACCCCTGGAACATCTGGTCGAGTGGAGAAACCGCCTAGCTTGCTTGCCAAGAACAGGAAAGTTCGCAAATTACTTTTGTCCAAGCAAGTTGTCTATGTTTTATATTGCAAAGAGGTGATTTTACTTTCTCATGAGGCACTCAATGACTTACCTCCTGAAATCTTTTCTTTGTTGCAGGAATTTGAAGACGTTTTCCCAAACGAGATCCCAAGTGGACTTCCACCACTCAGAGGGATCGAGCACCAGATCGATTTCATTCCTGGAGCATCCTTGCCTAACAGACCGGCCTACAAGATAGGTCCTGAGGAGACTAAGGAGATCCAATGGCAAGTAGATGAACTCTTAGAGAAGGGTTGGGCTCGAGAGAGCATGAGCCCATGTGCAGTTTCAGCTATCCTAGTTCCTAAGAAAGAAG TCATTTTCACCAAGATTGATCTTAAGAGTGGCTACCATCAAATCCGAATAAAGGAGAGGGACGAGTGGAAGACAGCATTCAAGACTAAATATG GtaaatttgttgttgtttattttgacgACATTCTGATATATAGCAAGAGTCCTGAGGAACATGTAGCACATGTACGAGCTGTTCTTGATGTATTGCGCAGGGAGAGGTTATTCGCTAACCTTAGCAAATGTACTTTCTGCACTAATGAGCTTGTTTTCCTTGGTTATAAGGTTAGTGCACGGGGCATTAGAGTGGACGAGAGCAAAGTCTAG